A single window of Anaerocolumna chitinilytica DNA harbors:
- a CDS encoding carboxylesterase/lipase family protein has protein sequence MLRTAKTENGIVRGLPAADPRITSYKGIPFAAPPVGEYRFHAPMPAKDWEGELKAFEFAPISMQAPTVIDVNNIYTREWAVDPDIPMSEDCLYLNVWTPACSAEEKLPVYVWYFGGGLQVGHTAEMEFDGERIARRGIVVVTVNYRLNVFGFLCHPEITSENPQAPANFGYLDQQAATRWVKRNIAAFGGDPTNITIGGQSAGGGSVLSQLTSPQNEGLFQRAIVQSGFFGVVYPEAFNPFSGKTLSEAEQEGVEFFKFLGVESLQAARGLEAEYINKKALEYKHFWGPAVDNIYCIGDSLELFVSNKRLPVPVMAGHTSQEFIQWMKAESMEEFEKTAIDCYGDRAHEFLRICKAEDDDVKTAVEKSGIRGIEYAIRIAANANSKTGINTPFYYYNFDAEIPGWDNPGTFHSVDLWFFFETLAKCWRPFTGKHYDLARQMCNYWSNFIKTGNPNGIDSTGEELPLWEPYTEENPYGMVFGDKAEFAKEEPGELVSFLVKEYYNKK, from the coding sequence ATGTTAAGAACAGCAAAAACAGAAAATGGAATAGTACGTGGGCTTCCGGCTGCGGACCCAAGGATAACCAGTTATAAGGGGATACCCTTTGCAGCACCTCCCGTGGGGGAATACCGCTTTCATGCCCCTATGCCGGCGAAGGATTGGGAGGGGGAATTAAAAGCATTTGAATTCGCCCCTATTTCCATGCAAGCACCTACCGTGATTGATGTAAATAATATTTATACCAGAGAATGGGCAGTGGACCCGGATATCCCTATGAGTGAAGATTGTCTCTATCTAAATGTATGGACACCTGCCTGCTCTGCAGAGGAAAAGCTTCCTGTTTATGTCTGGTATTTTGGAGGAGGCCTTCAGGTGGGGCACACTGCGGAGATGGAATTTGACGGGGAACGTATAGCACGCAGGGGGATTGTTGTGGTAACCGTTAATTACAGACTCAATGTCTTCGGCTTTTTATGCCATCCGGAGATTACAAGTGAGAACCCTCAGGCTCCGGCTAATTTTGGTTATCTGGACCAGCAGGCGGCTACAAGATGGGTAAAGAGGAATATCGCTGCTTTTGGCGGAGATCCTACTAATATTACGATTGGAGGCCAGTCAGCGGGAGGCGGCAGTGTCTTAAGCCAGCTCACCTCACCTCAAAACGAGGGCCTTTTTCAAAGAGCCATCGTCCAAAGCGGATTTTTTGGTGTGGTTTACCCGGAGGCCTTTAATCCCTTTTCAGGAAAGACTCTTTCGGAAGCAGAGCAGGAGGGAGTAGAATTTTTTAAGTTCCTGGGGGTTGAGAGCTTACAGGCGGCCAGGGGACTGGAGGCAGAATATATCAACAAAAAAGCACTGGAGTATAAGCACTTTTGGGGACCGGCAGTAGATAATATTTATTGTATCGGGGATTCCCTTGAATTATTTGTAAGCAATAAACGTCTTCCGGTTCCGGTAATGGCAGGGCATACCTCACAGGAGTTTATCCAATGGATGAAGGCTGAGAGTATGGAGGAGTTTGAGAAGACTGCTATTGATTGCTATGGGGACCGTGCCCATGAGTTCTTAAGGATATGCAAAGCAGAAGATGACGATGTGAAGACGGCAGTTGAAAAGAGCGGAATCCGCGGAATAGAATACGCAATTCGAATAGCTGCCAATGCAAATTCCAAGACCGGTATTAATACGCCGTTTTATTACTATAATTTTGATGCTGAGATTCCCGGCTGGGATAATCCGGGAACCTTCCATTCGGTGGATCTTTGGTTCTTTTTTGAGACCCTGGCGAAATGCTGGCGGCCCTTTACCGGAAAGCATTATGATCTGGCCCGCCAGATGTGCAATTACTGGTCTAATTTCATTAAAACCGGAAACCCTAACGGTATAGATTCAACCGGAGAGGAATTGCCCTTATGGGAGCCCTATACCGAGGAGAACCCCTATGGCATGGTATTTGGGGATAAAGCTGAATTTGCAAAAGAAGAGCCGGGAGAACTGGTAAGCTTCTTAGTAAAGGAATACTATAACAAAAAGTAA
- a CDS encoding response regulator transcription factor, with product MSDEKDMLLKVLLVDDEPFIRKGLAALIDWEAEGFVIAGEAQNGCEAVLRLSEEDYQLVISDIRMPDMSGIELVEEVKTRKISDAKFVLLSGFYDFQYAKSAILYGCSDYVLKPIQREELLNVLRRIQKKIREEAGGRRDKSIFEKAYLDRNLLALIWGKYDEINLRYAKEKLELKGRIKYIHLEISLLDERFLSLSEEKKRVLHRQLYNYAALLFKRLSNHVIFGVTKEGECYDIGIIYSELMPDKKNMTDEEWLDWILKELRERMGFEITAFLGGWVSKLEDIAYSYREAAMARSFCFYKIPKKDIKKEPAQGAGKKAIQNKNQQDEYLRKELDALIHGIETGDKEFIKENAGELYRKMMDKGLDSKLIGMNIQYYVYRLLGLAYEIENDINQEEVMQYIQEEVFSSGMPWINEVKFRKFAEDYSEYLLQLRQNSARGIMNLIEAEIEANYSDNLSLRSMGEKYYLNSVYLGQIFKKRYGCCFKDYINGVRLRKAAELLLRTEEKVYEIAEKVGYKNTEYFINKFESTYGVTPARFRKRNCEAEKISV from the coding sequence ATGAGTGATGAGAAGGATATGTTACTTAAGGTTTTGTTAGTGGATGATGAGCCATTTATTCGAAAAGGACTGGCAGCTCTTATTGATTGGGAAGCAGAAGGATTTGTTATAGCAGGGGAAGCACAAAACGGCTGTGAGGCGGTACTCAGACTTTCCGAGGAAGATTACCAGCTTGTTATTTCAGATATCAGAATGCCGGATATGTCAGGAATTGAGCTGGTAGAGGAGGTAAAGACAAGGAAAATATCAGATGCGAAGTTTGTACTCTTGAGTGGATTTTATGACTTCCAATATGCAAAGTCTGCTATTCTTTACGGCTGCAGTGACTATGTCCTAAAGCCCATACAGAGGGAAGAACTGCTTAATGTCCTAAGAAGAATACAGAAAAAGATAAGAGAAGAAGCAGGTGGCAGAAGAGATAAGAGTATTTTTGAAAAAGCATATCTGGATCGTAATCTGTTAGCATTAATCTGGGGTAAATATGATGAGATCAATTTAAGATATGCCAAGGAAAAGCTTGAGTTAAAGGGCAGAATCAAGTACATACATCTGGAGATCAGCCTGCTGGATGAAAGATTTTTAAGTCTCTCCGAGGAGAAAAAAAGAGTTTTGCACCGGCAGCTCTATAATTATGCAGCATTGCTTTTTAAAAGACTATCGAATCATGTGATTTTTGGTGTTACAAAAGAGGGAGAGTGCTACGATATAGGAATAATCTACTCGGAACTCATGCCGGATAAAAAGAATATGACAGATGAGGAATGGCTTGACTGGATTTTAAAGGAATTGCGGGAACGCATGGGATTTGAAATTACAGCATTTTTAGGCGGTTGGGTTAGTAAGCTGGAGGATATTGCTTATTCCTACAGAGAAGCAGCAATGGCCAGATCATTCTGTTTCTACAAAATTCCAAAGAAGGATATCAAAAAAGAACCTGCCCAAGGAGCCGGGAAAAAAGCTATACAAAATAAAAATCAACAGGATGAGTACCTCCGAAAAGAGCTGGACGCATTGATTCATGGGATTGAGACCGGGGATAAGGAATTTATAAAAGAGAATGCAGGAGAACTTTACCGGAAAATGATGGATAAAGGCTTGGATTCGAAGTTGATTGGAATGAATATTCAGTACTATGTTTACCGTTTATTAGGCCTTGCTTATGAAATTGAAAATGACATTAACCAGGAAGAGGTAATGCAATATATACAGGAAGAGGTTTTTTCCTCCGGTATGCCTTGGATTAACGAGGTTAAGTTCCGAAAGTTTGCAGAGGATTATTCCGAATATCTGCTGCAGCTTCGGCAGAATTCAGCAAGAGGGATTATGAACCTGATAGAAGCAGAAATTGAGGCCAATTATTCTGATAACTTAAGTCTGAGGTCTATGGGGGAAAAGTATTATCTTAACAGTGTATACCTGGGACAGATTTTTAAAAAGCGTTATGGCTGCTGCTTCAAAGATTACATTAACGGAGTTCGTCTGCGAAAAGCCGCAGAGCTGCTCTTACGTACGGAAGAAAAGGTATATGAGATTGCGGAAAAGGTTGGATATAAGAATACGGAATATTTTATCAATAAGTTTGAGAGCACCTATGGAGTAACACCTGCCAGATTCCGTAAGAGGAACTGCGAAGCGGAGAAAATTTCAGTATAA
- a CDS encoding ABC transporter permease — MAGLKHMKGERVKRRNSDITWRKIVRQKELILLTIPFMIYVLIFNYVPIIGWLMAFQNYKPQDGFFGSEFVGLKWFKFLFVDNPDFIRTIRNTLAMGVINLVLSFLFAIGFAMILNEVVHKTPKKFVQTVSYLPHFLSMIIVCGILQDALSTDHGIINDFLINLHLLKQPVNFFTHKEYFWWIVGFANVWKETGWNSIIYLAAITAINPDLYEAASIDGAGRLRKMLHITLPGIKPTIFILLLINIGNVLNAGFEIQYLLSNGLVQSVSQTIDIYVLKFGISQCNYSLGTAAGIFKSVVSIILILLANAAAKAAGEERLF; from the coding sequence ATGGCTGGATTGAAACATATGAAAGGGGAAAGGGTAAAAAGACGAAACTCTGATATAACCTGGAGAAAAATAGTAAGGCAAAAAGAGCTGATTCTTCTTACCATCCCTTTTATGATATATGTCCTTATATTTAATTATGTGCCGATTATTGGATGGCTGATGGCATTTCAGAATTATAAGCCCCAGGACGGTTTTTTTGGATCTGAATTTGTAGGATTAAAATGGTTTAAATTCTTATTTGTAGATAACCCTGATTTTATAAGAACTATCCGGAATACCCTTGCTATGGGAGTAATTAACCTGGTATTAAGCTTCCTCTTTGCAATTGGGTTTGCGATGATTTTAAATGAAGTTGTTCATAAAACACCTAAGAAATTTGTGCAGACAGTATCTTACCTGCCGCATTTTCTGTCCATGATCATCGTATGCGGTATTCTTCAGGATGCATTGTCAACGGATCATGGAATAATAAATGATTTTCTTATCAACCTGCATCTTTTAAAGCAGCCGGTTAATTTCTTTACCCATAAGGAATATTTCTGGTGGATTGTAGGTTTTGCTAATGTATGGAAAGAAACTGGATGGAACAGTATTATATATCTTGCTGCAATTACAGCAATTAACCCTGACCTATACGAGGCGGCATCCATTGACGGAGCGGGTAGACTCCGTAAAATGTTACATATAACCTTACCGGGCATTAAACCAACGATTTTTATCCTGCTGTTAATTAATATCGGGAATGTCTTGAATGCCGGCTTCGAGATACAATATCTCCTATCCAACGGTTTGGTTCAAAGCGTATCCCAGACCATAGATATCTATGTGTTGAAATTTGGTATCAGCCAATGCAACTATTCACTTGGTACGGCAGCGGGTATTTTTAAGAGTGTGGTGAGCATTATACTGATTCTTCTGGCAAATGCAGCAGCAAAGGCAGCCGGAGAAGAGAGACTTTTCTAG
- a CDS encoding extracellular solute-binding protein: MKKQFIAGLMCVAMVSLLFAGCGKNDSKNSKNASANTTVTEGASGGDTPTAKKIKEFTAFFDRQGSEINKDNEIQQIIADKIGAKCKETWLTGQTGEEAVGMLIASGEYPDFIDWTPELQDAGALVPIDELLDKYPNIKNFWSDVQWNSLKQKDGHIYSIPQFGKINEKAMDTQQSGEAFWIQTRVLKWANYPKIETLDELFKLLEDYSKANPTMADGSSVIPFEILDYDWYYFCLENPPQFLDGWPNNGRCIVDPKTYLVQDYNTTNTAKRYFQKLNEEYNKGIIDSEFMTMNHDQFLEKVASGRVLSMVEQHWDFQTAEDSIKTQKLDGCTYVPLGLTIDKGMHEMYYTTGESTVLSGGLSITKSCKDVEGALQFVNDLLDPEISTLRSWGVKDVDYNVGSDGLFTRTQEMRDNAVNAEYKASHLCTYSYFPNYSGMNPDGKNAATPDTQPNEFFQSLRPEVQECLTAYGAKTYVGMLDYNEIDCMKEPWYPIYSFVGEMTTATPGGLAWEKMDQVKKEQLPQVVISGNFEEAWDTYQKAYNKAKPEDFLKEVQEAVYHRIELVTGKDVRPAGK; the protein is encoded by the coding sequence ATGAAAAAGCAATTTATTGCAGGTTTGATGTGTGTTGCTATGGTTTCACTCTTATTCGCGGGCTGCGGTAAGAATGATTCCAAAAACAGTAAAAATGCATCAGCAAACACCACAGTTACAGAAGGAGCATCGGGCGGGGATACTCCCACAGCTAAGAAAATCAAGGAGTTTACAGCTTTTTTTGACAGACAGGGCTCGGAGATTAATAAGGATAATGAAATCCAACAGATTATAGCAGACAAAATAGGAGCTAAATGCAAGGAAACCTGGTTAACGGGACAGACCGGAGAAGAAGCTGTCGGTATGCTGATTGCCAGCGGTGAATATCCGGACTTTATCGACTGGACACCGGAGCTGCAGGATGCAGGAGCATTGGTTCCCATTGACGAATTACTTGATAAGTATCCGAATATTAAGAACTTCTGGAGTGATGTACAATGGAATTCCTTAAAGCAAAAGGATGGACATATCTATTCCATTCCGCAGTTCGGCAAAATCAATGAAAAGGCAATGGATACCCAACAAAGCGGAGAAGCTTTCTGGATTCAGACAAGAGTTCTTAAGTGGGCAAATTATCCGAAGATTGAAACCTTGGATGAGCTCTTTAAACTCTTAGAGGATTATTCCAAAGCTAATCCTACCATGGCAGATGGCTCTTCCGTTATACCATTTGAAATTCTGGATTATGACTGGTACTATTTCTGCCTTGAGAATCCGCCTCAGTTCCTGGACGGATGGCCTAATAACGGCCGTTGCATTGTAGATCCTAAGACTTATCTGGTACAGGACTATAATACAACCAATACCGCAAAGAGATATTTCCAGAAGCTTAATGAAGAGTACAATAAGGGAATTATAGATTCAGAATTCATGACAATGAACCATGATCAGTTCCTGGAGAAAGTGGCTTCCGGACGTGTCCTTAGTATGGTAGAGCAGCATTGGGATTTCCAGACAGCAGAAGACTCTATTAAAACACAGAAGCTTGATGGCTGTACCTACGTTCCTTTAGGCTTAACGATTGATAAGGGAATGCATGAAATGTATTATACCACCGGGGAATCCACAGTGCTTTCCGGCGGGTTAAGTATTACAAAGAGCTGTAAGGATGTAGAAGGAGCACTTCAGTTTGTAAACGATCTCTTAGATCCTGAAATCTCAACCCTGCGCAGCTGGGGAGTTAAGGATGTGGACTATAATGTTGGATCTGACGGACTCTTTACCAGAACTCAGGAGATGAGAGATAATGCGGTAAACGCAGAATACAAGGCATCACACTTATGCACTTATAGTTATTTCCCTAATTATAGCGGTATGAATCCGGACGGAAAGAATGCGGCTACACCGGATACCCAGCCCAATGAATTTTTCCAGAGCTTAAGGCCTGAAGTTCAGGAATGCCTTACTGCTTATGGTGCTAAGACCTATGTGGGAATGTTGGATTACAACGAAATTGACTGTATGAAGGAACCCTGGTATCCGATTTACTCTTTCGTAGGAGAGATGACAACGGCAACTCCCGGAGGTCTTGCTTGGGAGAAGATGGACCAGGTTAAGAAGGAACAGCTTCCTCAGGTAGTAATTTCAGGGAACTTTGAAGAAGCCTGGGATACCTACCAGAAGGCATACAATAAAGCAAAACCGGAGGATTTCCTGAAAGAGGTTCAGGAGGCGGTTTACCATAGAATTGAGCTGGTTACCGGTAAAGATGTAAGACCTGCAGGCAAATAG
- a CDS encoding glycoside hydrolase family 27 protein: MNKNNFSLTPPMGWNSYDYYDTAVNEEQVKANADYMAANLKEYGWEYVVVDIQWYALDAGTQRDRYQYIPFWEVAMDEYSRLVPCTDRFPSAKDGQGFKPLADYIHSLGLKFGIHIMRGIPRAAAHEHRKVFGSDATANEIADPSSICFWNPDMYGLRADREESQAYYNSLFELYAQWGVDFVKCDDICRYDMPSAKKEIEMLHHAILACKRPIVLSLSPGPALINEAWHYEKYANMWRITDDFWDSWPLLKNMFERCELWQNHVSEGCYPDCDMLPLGYVGKGFGEERYTGFTKEEQVTMMTLWCMFRSPLMLGAELTKLDEWTKGLLTNKDVLRLLTHSIGAKQMYRDSKKAAWLSRDTEENAWYLALFNLEDTEGIIEFKETELEESIFKGKAYEELWTGETIRAADNNFSVRIAAHGAKLYKVIE, from the coding sequence ATGAATAAGAATAATTTTTCTCTTACACCACCTATGGGATGGAACAGCTATGACTATTATGATACGGCAGTTAACGAGGAACAAGTAAAGGCTAATGCAGATTATATGGCCGCTAATCTAAAGGAGTATGGCTGGGAGTATGTGGTAGTGGATATCCAATGGTATGCCCTCGATGCAGGTACCCAGAGAGACAGATACCAATATATTCCGTTTTGGGAAGTGGCTATGGATGAGTATTCTAGGCTGGTGCCTTGTACGGACAGGTTTCCGTCGGCAAAGGACGGACAGGGTTTTAAGCCTCTGGCCGATTATATCCACAGTCTTGGCTTAAAATTTGGTATTCATATTATGAGAGGAATTCCAAGAGCTGCCGCTCATGAACACAGAAAGGTCTTTGGCAGCGATGCAACGGCCAATGAAATTGCAGATCCTTCCTCCATCTGTTTCTGGAATCCGGATATGTATGGATTAAGGGCTGACAGGGAAGAATCCCAGGCATACTATAATTCTCTTTTCGAACTATATGCACAGTGGGGAGTGGATTTTGTAAAATGTGATGATATTTGCCGCTATGACATGCCCTCCGCAAAGAAAGAGATCGAGATGCTGCATCATGCCATCCTAGCCTGCAAAAGACCGATAGTATTAAGTCTTTCCCCCGGGCCGGCCTTGATCAATGAAGCCTGGCATTATGAAAAGTATGCAAATATGTGGCGGATAACCGATGATTTTTGGGATAGCTGGCCACTGCTTAAGAATATGTTTGAACGCTGTGAACTATGGCAGAACCATGTGTCTGAGGGGTGTTATCCGGATTGCGACATGCTGCCTTTGGGCTATGTGGGAAAAGGTTTTGGAGAAGAACGATACACAGGTTTTACGAAGGAAGAGCAGGTAACCATGATGACCCTCTGGTGCATGTTCCGTTCGCCTCTTATGCTGGGAGCAGAATTAACGAAGCTGGATGAATGGACAAAAGGGCTTTTGACCAATAAGGACGTATTAAGGCTTCTTACTCATTCTATAGGAGCAAAGCAGATGTACAGAGATTCAAAAAAGGCTGCCTGGTTGTCCAGGGACACGGAGGAGAACGCCTGGTATCTGGCACTCTTTAATCTGGAGGACACAGAGGGTATTATAGAGTTCAAGGAAACAGAGCTGGAAGAATCTATATTTAAAGGAAAAGCCTATGAGGAACTATGGACCGGAGAAACTATCCGGGCAGCAGATAATAATTTTTCTGTTCGGATAGCTGCTCATGGTGCAAAACTCTATAAAGTAATAGAGTAA
- a CDS encoding sensor histidine kinase, which yields MVRNRKASDADAREKRWYQKIFNSLLLIINNKSIQKKITYVYLLCVLLPTIVTNVIILGSSIRISAREREANINNIADSVSREIVKSLESAVYVTVDLYTSISMNDFLDRQYETDGDYFDKYSAVFNNFVFYASSKHLISDITFYSDNSTMINGGKYYRIDSVQEEGWYKAFHQAGTDLFVYSYYQNNKNINNKKRMVSVIRKLDYIGLKGKEKLVKLDLNYPQINESVGSSAYDTTVYVCHGDRIIFTNTKEEVGINKDFLKTSEINKKDIQACRDVVAYGSDWKVYVTGYRSNFMASFKHNLLLMSVLFLADAIIPAIMLALFSNSITRRILLLGQYFEKIKGEKFELIESEEGKDEIGELLENYNHMSLRMKALIEQELKSKLEQQELILARQQAELLALTSQINPHFLFNILESIRMRSVLKGEEETGCVIESLAKLMRKSADWGTDYITLEQEIGFMKDYLELQKYRYGDDFHYKIRIDETFYSFKIPSLVLVTFVENACVHGFNRAGHYGSVFVSAYQKEDYLYLEVEDTGIGMEMEQVEKLERELNEGDISSLQKSGSLGMLNASIRLRKFNGEETRIFIESKTGEGTCIVIRLPMKGYLVEMG from the coding sequence ATGGTGAGGAATAGGAAAGCCAGTGATGCAGATGCCAGAGAAAAGAGATGGTACCAAAAGATTTTTAATAGTCTCCTCCTCATAATCAATAACAAAAGCATCCAGAAGAAAATTACATATGTATATTTACTGTGCGTACTGCTTCCGACCATTGTAACCAACGTAATTATCCTGGGAAGCAGCATCAGGATATCGGCCAGGGAGAGAGAAGCCAACATTAATAATATTGCGGATTCTGTCAGCCGTGAGATTGTAAAATCCCTGGAAAGCGCGGTATATGTAACGGTAGATTTGTACACCAGTATTTCCATGAATGACTTTCTGGACAGGCAATATGAAACCGATGGCGACTATTTCGATAAATATAGTGCTGTCTTTAATAATTTTGTATTTTACGCCAGTTCCAAACATCTTATCAGTGACATTACCTTTTACTCGGATAATTCCACAATGATAAACGGCGGGAAATATTACCGTATTGATTCGGTTCAGGAGGAAGGGTGGTATAAAGCCTTTCATCAGGCTGGTACAGATCTCTTTGTTTATTCCTATTATCAAAACAATAAGAACATAAATAACAAAAAGCGTATGGTTTCAGTTATTCGAAAACTAGATTATATCGGACTTAAAGGAAAAGAAAAGCTGGTGAAGCTGGACTTAAATTATCCGCAGATTAATGAGTCAGTGGGCAGTTCGGCTTATGATACTACCGTTTATGTGTGCCATGGAGATCGTATCATATTCACAAATACCAAAGAGGAAGTAGGAATAAACAAGGATTTTTTAAAAACCTCTGAAATCAATAAAAAGGATATACAGGCATGCCGGGATGTAGTGGCTTATGGAAGCGATTGGAAGGTTTATGTCACTGGTTATAGGTCCAACTTCATGGCATCCTTTAAGCATAATCTATTGCTTATGTCTGTACTTTTTCTGGCTGATGCCATAATTCCCGCCATTATGCTGGCATTGTTCAGCAATTCTATTACAAGAAGGATATTGTTGCTGGGGCAATATTTTGAAAAAATAAAGGGTGAGAAATTTGAGCTGATAGAGTCGGAAGAAGGGAAGGATGAAATCGGAGAGCTGCTGGAAAATTATAACCATATGTCCCTTCGAATGAAGGCTCTGATTGAACAGGAGCTGAAAAGTAAGCTGGAGCAGCAGGAACTCATATTAGCAAGGCAGCAGGCGGAGCTTCTGGCACTTACCAGTCAGATTAATCCCCATTTCCTATTCAATATACTGGAGAGTATACGCATGCGCAGTGTTTTAAAAGGGGAGGAAGAGACCGGCTGCGTTATCGAAAGCCTTGCGAAGCTAATGAGAAAAAGCGCCGATTGGGGGACGGATTATATCACACTAGAGCAGGAAATAGGTTTTATGAAGGATTACCTGGAACTCCAGAAATATCGCTATGGGGATGATTTCCATTACAAGATTAGAATAGATGAAACGTTTTATTCTTTTAAAATACCGAGTCTGGTACTGGTCACTTTTGTGGAAAATGCCTGTGTTCATGGATTTAACAGAGCAGGACATTATGGTTCTGTTTTTGTGTCCGCCTATCAAAAGGAGGATTATTTGTACCTGGAAGTTGAGGATACCGGAATAGGAATGGAAATGGAGCAGGTGGAAAAGCTTGAAAGGGAACTGAATGAAGGAGATATCAGCAGTTTACAGAAGTCCGGCAGTCTTGGCATGCTCAATGCCAGCATCAGACTCCGAAAATTTAACGGTGAGGAAACACGGATATTCATAGAAAGCAAGACAGGTGAAGGGACTTGTATTGTAATAAGGCTTCCTATGAAAGGATATTTAGTTGAAATGGGGTAA
- a CDS encoding carbohydrate ABC transporter permease — MSTGSTVISKKHKRYRIKDAVYYFIIGLILTVFVIVTIYPIINTLAISFNDAMDSLRGGIYLIPRKWTMNNYITVLHKDSMVTGLAISVLRTVIGTILQLSVTALLSFVVSRRDFVFAKPVNIIYVLTMYVNGGLIPGFLLNKTLGFTNSFWVYIIPGMVSAFNMLVIRTYMNGLPDSLEESAQIDGAGYFKIFLKIIVPLCKPVFATVALFIAVGQWNSWFDTMLYNRMAENLTTLQYELMKLLSSVSQLSGNADTARAASSVSGAQVTVKSVRAAATILTCIPIVALYPFLQRYFVTGMTIGGVKE; from the coding sequence ATGAGCACCGGCAGTACAGTAATTTCAAAAAAACATAAAAGATACCGGATAAAGGATGCGGTTTATTATTTTATCATAGGATTAATCCTAACAGTATTTGTAATCGTTACAATCTATCCGATTATAAATACTCTGGCAATCTCCTTTAATGATGCCATGGACAGCTTAAGAGGCGGTATCTATCTGATACCCCGTAAATGGACGATGAATAATTATATTACAGTACTTCATAAGGATAGTATGGTAACAGGACTTGCCATATCGGTTTTGCGAACCGTTATAGGTACCATACTGCAGCTTTCTGTGACAGCATTGCTTTCCTTTGTGGTAAGCCGAAGAGATTTTGTCTTTGCAAAACCCGTAAATATTATTTATGTATTGACTATGTATGTAAACGGAGGTCTAATTCCGGGATTTTTATTGAATAAAACACTGGGATTTACAAACAGCTTCTGGGTTTATATTATACCTGGAATGGTAAGTGCTTTTAATATGCTGGTCATCCGAACCTATATGAACGGACTGCCGGATAGTCTGGAGGAATCTGCCCAGATTGACGGAGCAGGGTACTTTAAAATCTTTTTAAAGATTATCGTGCCCCTTTGTAAGCCGGTATTCGCGACGGTAGCGCTGTTCATTGCCGTAGGCCAGTGGAATTCTTGGTTCGATACTATGCTTTATAACAGAATGGCAGAGAATCTGACGACATTGCAGTATGAATTAATGAAACTTTTGTCTTCTGTGAGTCAGCTGAGCGGAAATGCGGATACGGCAAGAGCTGCCAGCTCTGTTAGCGGAGCTCAGGTTACCGTAAAATCAGTTCGTGCCGCCGCAACAATTCTGACCTGTATACCCATTGTGGCATTATATCCCTTTTTACAGCGGTATTTTGTAACTGGTATGACAATCGGCGGAGTGAAGGAATAA